The genomic window CGCTCAGGTGGTGGGGGTGATGGGCGCCGGGAGGTCGGTATGGCCGGTGAGGTACTGGTGGGTGGCGGCTGCGGTGGCACGTCCTTCGGCGATCGCCCAGACGACCAGCGACTGACCGCGTCCCGCGTCGCCGGTGATGAAGACGCGGTCCGCGGCCCTGCGGTCGTCCTGTCCGGCGGGCCCGGCGGGCCCGGCGTGCCCGGCGTGCGCGGTGAAGGCATCGGTCCGTGCGTAGTTCCCACGGTGGTCGGGGGCGAGACGCAGCTGCTGGGCGAGGGGCGTGTGGTGCGGAGGGCCGGTGAAACCGAGGGCGAGCAGCACGAGCTCGGCGGGGAGGGTGTGCTCGGTGCCGGGACGTGGCGCCCGGGTGCCGACCTCGACAAGGGTGACGTGGAGGGCGCCGACGCGGCCGGCGGGGCCCGGTTCGAAGCGGAGGGTCGCCGTACCGAAGAGGCGCGGGTCGGCGCCCGCGCGGTGGCGGGCCTCCTGATGGGCGTGGGAGATGCGGTAGATCCTGGGATGGGTGGTGGGCCAGGGCTGCGTCTCGGGCCGCGTCTCCCCGGGCTGCGGATTGATGTCGAGCTGGGTGACGGAGGCGGCCTGCTGGCGCAGCGCGGTGCCGAGGCAGTCGGTCGCGGTGTCACCACCACCGATGATCACGACGTGTCTGTCCCGGGCGTCGAGTGCGGGTTGCGGGCTGCTGCCCTGGACGACGCGATTGGCGTGCGTCAGATAGTCCATGGCCTGGTGGATGCCGGGCAGTTCACGGCCGGGCACGGGCAGTTCGCGCTGCTCGGTGGCCCCGACCGCGATGATGATCGCGTCGTGCCGGTGGAGCAGTTCGGCGGCGTCGACGTCCGTACCGACATCGACGCCGGTACGGAAGATGGTGCCCTCGGCGCGCATCTGCTCGATGCGCCGGTCCAGCTGGCGCTTGTCGAGTTTGAAGTCGGGAATCCCGTAGCGCAGGAGCCCGCCGACGCGGTCGTCGCGCTCGTACACGGCGACGGTGTGGCCGATGCGGGTGAGCTGCTGCGCCGCCGCGAGCCCGGCGGGCCCGGACCCGATCACACCGACGGTCTTGCCGCTGAGCCGCTGAGGCGGCTGCGGGGGAGCGTATCCCCGCTCCCAGGCCTCGTCGGCGATGGCCTGCTCGACGTTCTTGATCGTCACGGGATCGGCGTTGATCGCCAGTACGCAGGCGTCCTCGCAGGGGGCGGGGCAGAGCCGGCCGGTGAACTCGGGGAAGTTGTTGGTCGCGTGCAGCCGCTCGGCGGCGGCCTGCCAGTCGCCGTGCGACGCGTAGGCGTTCCACTCCGGGATGAGGTTCCCCAGCGGGCAGCCGCTGTGGCAGAACGGTATGCCGCAGTCCATGCAGCGGGCAGCCTGCTCCGATACGAGGGGCAGCAGCGTCTGCCCGGCGTGGACCTCCTCGAAGTCGCCGAGCCGATCGGTGACGGGGCGCGCCGGAGTGGGGCGGCGGGGGAACTTGAGGAAGCCATGGGGGTCGGTCATGCGCCGCCTCCATCGCTCATGTGCGGTGCATTACGCCGTTCCGACCAGCGTACGCCTTCTTTCTGTAGGTTTTGCCTGAAAATTGCCGACTTGTTCCCCTGCTACGTTGCGACGCAAGGAAGCAGGGGCACACCGAGGGCATGCCGATGCACACCGAGGGAGGCGCGATGGTCCGGCGCTCGGGTCCCTTCTGGGACGCGGTCGAGGGTCGTCACCCGCTACCGCCGGCGGCGGCGACGCTCGGACTGGAACTCGTGTCGGCGGACCCCGCCGGCGGCACGATCGAGCTGGCCTTCACCGCGGGGGAGGAGTTCACCAACCCCTCGGGCAACGTCCTGGGCGGCTTCCTCGCGGCCATGCTCTACGACACCGTGGGACCCGCACTGCTCGCCACGATCGAACCCGACCAGTTCCAGTCCACGCACGAGTTCAACGTCACCTTCCTGCGCCCGGCCCGCCCCGGCCGGTTGCGGGGCAGCGGCCGCGTGGTGCAGCGTGACGGCGACCTCGCCCACCTGGAGGCCCGCCTCACCGCACCCGAGGGGACGCTCATCGCGACGGCGACCGCCGTCGCCCGTGTCATCGCTCTGGCAGACGCCCATGATGCGGTGTGAGGCGTTCCTGATCTGAATGCGCCCCTTTATGGGTCAATGGATAGAATTCATCCATGGGTGAGCGGTCCGTCCTGTCGACCGTTTCCCGCCTCGCAGCGGGACACGGCCGGGGCGGGGGTGCTGTCTGATGGCCCCGGCAGAACGCGAGACGAGCCTGTACTCGGGCCGTCCCTCCGAGCTGATCGGCACCCAGATCGGCGCGTACCGGGTGGAGCGCGAAATCGGCCGGGGCGGGATGGCGGTCGTCTACTGCGCGAGGGACCTGCGACTGGACCGCACGGTCGCCCTCAAACTGCTCGCACCGGAACTCGCCCGTAACGACACCTTCCGTCGCCGCTTCACCCACGAGTCCCGCGTGGCCGCGGCGATCGACCACCCCCACATCGTGCCGGTCTTCGAGGCGGGGGAGATGGACGGCGTCCTCTACATCGCGATGCGCTACGTCTCCGGCCTGGACCTGCGGGCCCTGCTGGACCGCGACGGGCCGCTCCCGGCGGAGGCCGCGGTCCGTATCGCCGCCCAGGTGGCGTCCGCGCTCGACGCGGCACATGAACACGACCTGGTGCACCGCGACGTCAAGCCCGGCAACATCCTTGTCGCCAAGGGCACCGACATCGACCATCCCGAGCACGTCTACCTCACCGACTTCGGACTGACGAAGAAGTCCCTGTCCCTGACCGGCTTCACCACGGTCGGGGAGTTCGTCGGCACATTGGACTACGTCGCGCCGGAACAGATCTCCGGACGCCCGGTCGACGGCAGATGCGACCTGTACAGCCTGGCCTGCGTCGTCTACGAGATGTTCGCCGGCGGGCCGCCGTTCCAGCGCGAGGAGGACATGGCGCTGCTGTGGGCACACCAGTACGACCAGCCGCCCGCACTGAGCGGCAGACGCCCGGGCGTCGCGCCAGGCGTCGACGAGATCCTGACGAAGGGACTGGCGAAGGTCCCCGACGATCGCTACGACTCCTGCCTGGAGTTCGTCGCGGCACTTCGCTCCGCCGTGACCGCCCCCAGCAGGGGCCCGCACCCGCCGACCAGAGTGGACCCCGTCCTCGCCGACCTCCCGGACGTCTCCGGTCCACCGCCTGATCCGCCCGCGTGGGCGCGCCCGGTCTTCGGGCCGGCCGGTATCCGGTGACCGTGGGGCGGCCGGGTCGGCAGCGGGTGGTGGTGGCAGTGGTGCTGACGGTGGTGGTGACGGCGACGGCCGGCTGGTGAGTACCCCTGGCGGATCAGCGCCTGCTGCTCGGCCGACAGACACGGCCGACAGACATGGCTGACAGGCACGGCAGACAGACACGAAGGAGCACACCATGACTGTCGTCAGGGCCGCTGCGGTTCAGATCAGTCCTGTGCTCTACAGCCGCGCAGGCACCGTTGACAGAGTCGTGAAGCAGATCCGCGAGCTGCACACGAAGGGCGCCCAGTTCGCAGTCTTCCCCGAGACCGTCGTTCCCTACTACCCCTACTTCTCCTTCGTGCAGCCGCCCTGCGCGATGGCCAGGGAACACCTGCGCCTGCTCGAGGAGGCGGTGACCGTTCCGTCCGCCGAGACCAACGCGATCGCCGAAGCGGCCAGGGAAGCTCACATGGTCGTCGCGATCGGCGTCAACGAGCGTGACGGCGGCACCCTTTACAACACACAGCTGCTGTTCGACGCGGACGGAACGCTGATCCAGCGCCGCCGCAAGATCACACCGACCTATCACGAGCGCATGATCTGGGGCCAGGGCGACGGCTCGGGCCTGCGCGCGGTGGACAGCGCCGTCGGCCGCATCGGCCAGCTCGCATGCTGGGAGCACTACCTGCCGCTGGCGCGCTATGCCCTGATCGCCGATGGCGAGCAGCTCCACGCGGCGATGTACCCCGGAGCCTTCGGCGGCCCGCTGTTCGCCGAGCAGATCGAGATCAACATCCGCCAGCATGCCCTGGAATCAGCCTGCTTCGTGGTCAACGCCACCGCCTGGCTCGATGCCGGCCAGCAGGCACGGATCACCGAGGACACCGGCGGGCCCGCCGGAGTGATTTCCTCCGGCGGCTGCTTCACCGCCATCGTCGACCCGGAAGGCCGCATCGTGGGCGAGCCGCTCAAGTCCGGCACGGGCGCAGTCGTCGCCGACCTGGACCTCGCACAGATCGACGTGCGAAAACGCCTCATGGACGCGCGTGGCCACTACAGCCGCCCCGAACTGCTGAGCCTGCAGATCGAACGCACGCGGATGGCCAACGTCCACGAGCGCGGCACCCGCGCATCGGTCGAGACCGCTCGGGCGGTCACGGAAGACCGCTCCTCCAAGGCTCGGTGAGCCGGCGCCCTGCCGTCAGCAGCCGCTGGTCCGCGCAGCAGGTACGAGCGCCCGATCGCTCCCTCCCGCTCCGGGGTTCGGTACGGGCGAGAACCTCGGTCAGCTGAAACGGACGTTGCTGAGGTCGATCG from Streptomyces sp. FIT100 includes these protein-coding regions:
- a CDS encoding glutamate synthase subunit beta; the protein is MTDPHGFLKFPRRPTPARPVTDRLGDFEEVHAGQTLLPLVSEQAARCMDCGIPFCHSGCPLGNLIPEWNAYASHGDWQAAAERLHATNNFPEFTGRLCPAPCEDACVLAINADPVTIKNVEQAIADEAWERGYAPPQPPQRLSGKTVGVIGSGPAGLAAAQQLTRIGHTVAVYERDDRVGGLLRYGIPDFKLDKRQLDRRIEQMRAEGTIFRTGVDVGTDVDAAELLHRHDAIIIAVGATEQRELPVPGRELPGIHQAMDYLTHANRVVQGSSPQPALDARDRHVVIIGGGDTATDCLGTALRQQAASVTQLDINPQPGETRPETQPWPTTHPRIYRISHAHQEARHRAGADPRLFGTATLRFEPGPAGRVGALHVTLVEVGTRAPRPGTEHTLPAELVLLALGFTGPPHHTPLAQQLRLAPDHRGNYARTDAFTAHAGHAGPAGPAGQDDRRAADRVFITGDAGRGQSLVVWAIAEGRATAAATHQYLTGHTDLPAPITPTT
- a CDS encoding PaaI family thioesterase; the encoded protein is MPMHTEGGAMVRRSGPFWDAVEGRHPLPPAAATLGLELVSADPAGGTIELAFTAGEEFTNPSGNVLGGFLAAMLYDTVGPALLATIEPDQFQSTHEFNVTFLRPARPGRLRGSGRVVQRDGDLAHLEARLTAPEGTLIATATAVARVIALADAHDAV
- a CDS encoding serine/threonine-protein kinase, yielding MAPAERETSLYSGRPSELIGTQIGAYRVEREIGRGGMAVVYCARDLRLDRTVALKLLAPELARNDTFRRRFTHESRVAAAIDHPHIVPVFEAGEMDGVLYIAMRYVSGLDLRALLDRDGPLPAEAAVRIAAQVASALDAAHEHDLVHRDVKPGNILVAKGTDIDHPEHVYLTDFGLTKKSLSLTGFTTVGEFVGTLDYVAPEQISGRPVDGRCDLYSLACVVYEMFAGGPPFQREEDMALLWAHQYDQPPALSGRRPGVAPGVDEILTKGLAKVPDDRYDSCLEFVAALRSAVTAPSRGPHPPTRVDPVLADLPDVSGPPPDPPAWARPVFGPAGIR
- a CDS encoding nitrilase-related carbon-nitrogen hydrolase, whose translation is MTVVRAAAVQISPVLYSRAGTVDRVVKQIRELHTKGAQFAVFPETVVPYYPYFSFVQPPCAMAREHLRLLEEAVTVPSAETNAIAEAAREAHMVVAIGVNERDGGTLYNTQLLFDADGTLIQRRRKITPTYHERMIWGQGDGSGLRAVDSAVGRIGQLACWEHYLPLARYALIADGEQLHAAMYPGAFGGPLFAEQIEINIRQHALESACFVVNATAWLDAGQQARITEDTGGPAGVISSGGCFTAIVDPEGRIVGEPLKSGTGAVVADLDLAQIDVRKRLMDARGHYSRPELLSLQIERTRMANVHERGTRASVETARAVTEDRSSKAR